A single genomic interval of Spirosoma linguale DSM 74 harbors:
- a CDS encoding OmpA/MotB domain protein (PFAM: OmpA/MotB domain protein~KEGG: gbm:Gbem_0053 OmpA/MotB domain protein) yields MKFKLFTISCLLLAATVQAQVQFTTESPRVDDINDTDVTIQRVELTAQYTIIYMKFQARKTGFNGRSFPFDMPIPNSRGWEQLESTSNIGFQPTSRLYVNQGERSYKFIRAENIPAETRRQVRPGERVDFIAYFERIDPGYTKFDLFECRDSKNYVCFNFWGVHIINPRKDSYSQRKPPVQPRQQPPRTVPRPQPEPPTEQLPPDNTPVPVQPKVLPAPATVAINGITRDAKTKQPITATVTYRLISGAEASGDEPADSLQSGSLTGKYRIEIDRRGVYAVTASAKGYFSQSDTLVTNRVDVARDFNLVPIEAGAKITLKNIYFNVSKYDLKPESYPELDRLVTVMRSNPTMQIRLEGHTDTVGEFDANVELSRNRVNEVKRYLVDKGISASRIETVGYGPSRPINTNKSLKERPENRRVEMVIVKV; encoded by the coding sequence ATGAAATTCAAACTTTTCACGATCAGTTGTCTGCTGCTTGCCGCTACGGTGCAGGCACAGGTTCAGTTTACGACTGAAAGTCCGCGTGTTGATGATATCAACGACACCGACGTTACGATTCAGCGGGTTGAATTGACGGCTCAATACACCATCATTTACATGAAATTCCAGGCCCGGAAAACGGGCTTCAATGGCCGGTCATTCCCGTTTGATATGCCCATACCGAATAGCCGGGGGTGGGAGCAATTGGAGTCGACAAGCAATATTGGCTTCCAGCCAACATCCCGTTTGTACGTAAACCAGGGTGAACGCTCCTATAAATTCATTCGTGCCGAAAACATACCCGCAGAAACGCGTCGTCAGGTTCGGCCAGGGGAGCGGGTCGACTTCATTGCTTATTTCGAACGGATTGATCCGGGGTACACAAAATTTGATCTCTTCGAATGCCGGGATAGTAAAAACTATGTCTGTTTCAATTTCTGGGGTGTTCACATCATTAATCCGCGTAAGGATAGCTATTCTCAACGGAAGCCGCCCGTTCAGCCCCGGCAGCAGCCCCCCCGAACGGTTCCCCGCCCACAGCCGGAGCCGCCGACCGAACAGCTTCCGCCTGACAACACACCCGTTCCTGTTCAGCCAAAGGTGTTGCCTGCGCCAGCAACGGTAGCCATCAACGGCATTACGCGCGATGCGAAAACCAAGCAGCCTATTACGGCGACGGTTACGTACCGGCTGATATCAGGAGCCGAAGCATCGGGCGATGAGCCCGCCGATTCGTTGCAAAGTGGTAGCCTAACCGGAAAATACCGGATAGAGATCGACCGCCGGGGTGTTTATGCGGTTACGGCATCGGCAAAAGGTTATTTTAGTCAAAGTGATACGCTGGTGACCAACCGGGTCGATGTGGCCCGCGATTTTAACCTGGTGCCCATTGAGGCCGGGGCAAAAATTACCCTGAAGAATATTTATTTCAATGTTTCCAAGTATGACCTCAAGCCTGAGTCTTACCCGGAGCTGGATCGTCTGGTAACCGTGATGCGGTCGAATCCGACAATGCAGATTCGACTCGAAGGACATACCGATACCGTTGGCGAGTTTGATGCCAATGTGGAGCTATCCCGCAATCGGGTCAACGAAGTAAAACGCTATTTGGTCGATAAAGGAATTAGTGCCAGCCGCATTGAAACCGTTGGTTATGGACCTTCGAGGCCCATCAACACCAACAAAAGCCTGAAAGAACGGCCTGAAAACCGGCGGGTGGAAATGGTGATCGTGAAAGTATAA
- a CDS encoding conserved hypothetical protein (KEGG: scl:sce3534 hypothetical protein) — MEQPISRKQHGIADYGYVPLVAAAPSLLGFDDEPTATRLARIISGGVLATSLLTRYELGLWKVIPFKAHLVADAAVSAFSLAAPWLLGFSKNKRARNTFLAIGAFGTVVGLLSKPEEM; from the coding sequence ATGGAACAGCCAATTTCGCGTAAACAACACGGCATTGCCGACTATGGATACGTTCCGCTGGTCGCTGCGGCACCTTCTTTACTAGGTTTCGACGATGAGCCAACGGCCACCCGACTAGCCCGAATCATCAGCGGTGGCGTTCTGGCTACCAGCTTATTAACCCGCTATGAATTGGGGCTTTGGAAGGTTATACCGTTCAAAGCTCACCTGGTGGCTGACGCTGCCGTGAGTGCATTTTCACTGGCAGCTCCCTGGCTTCTTGGTTTTTCGAAGAACAAGCGCGCCCGCAACACCTTCCTTGCTATCGGTGCGTTTGGTACGGTTGTAGGACTGCTATCGAAACCGGAGGAGATGTAG
- a CDS encoding short-chain dehydrogenase/reductase SDR (PFAM: short-chain dehydrogenase/reductase SDR~KEGG: geo:Geob_2069 short-chain dehydrogenase/reductase SDR): MENTTGKTVLITGATSGIGRELTNLFAKDGYNLVLVARSGDSLRLIANEYEQQFGIKATTITQDLADPKAADAIYEQTQQQGITVDILVNDAGMGEYGKFATETNLQKELDIVQINAVSLMHLTKLYLKDMVARNEGKILMLGSEVSVSPNPMMAVYGATKAFIKSFSEAIRNELIDTNITVTVLMPGATNTDFFNKAGAAHVKGADPSKTADPADVAKEGYEALMKGKDHVVAGWKNKAKVAMAHILPDPMVAANARKDMMPKDESDDQKSQLTSLAMGIGVAAGVIAGLYLAYRRSTPVEQAVYRYKAGKALSSAKKSSKYVGNSIKESARKAQETLEDALA, encoded by the coding sequence ATGGAAAATACAACCGGAAAAACAGTTTTAATCACGGGAGCTACCAGCGGCATTGGCCGCGAATTGACCAACCTTTTTGCCAAAGACGGATATAACCTGGTCTTGGTAGCCCGTTCGGGCGATAGCCTCCGCCTGATTGCGAATGAGTACGAACAGCAGTTCGGCATCAAAGCCACAACCATTACCCAGGATTTGGCAGATCCTAAAGCCGCCGATGCTATTTATGAACAAACCCAGCAGCAGGGTATCACGGTAGACATTCTGGTCAACGATGCCGGGATGGGCGAGTACGGCAAGTTTGCCACCGAAACCAACCTGCAAAAGGAACTGGACATTGTACAGATCAATGCCGTGTCGCTGATGCACCTGACGAAGTTATATCTTAAAGATATGGTAGCCCGGAATGAGGGTAAAATCCTGATGCTTGGCTCCGAGGTGTCCGTAAGTCCAAACCCGATGATGGCGGTTTACGGCGCAACAAAAGCGTTTATCAAGTCCTTCTCGGAAGCGATCCGCAACGAACTGATCGATACGAACATCACCGTTACGGTACTGATGCCGGGCGCTACCAACACCGACTTTTTCAACAAGGCTGGTGCCGCCCATGTTAAAGGGGCCGACCCATCAAAAACCGCTGACCCTGCCGATGTGGCCAAAGAAGGGTACGAGGCCCTTATGAAGGGGAAAGACCATGTGGTGGCGGGCTGGAAGAACAAAGCCAAAGTAGCCATGGCGCACATCCTCCCCGACCCAATGGTTGCCGCCAATGCCCGTAAAGACATGATGCCTAAAGATGAATCCGACGATCAAAAAAGCCAGCTGACCAGTCTGGCCATGGGCATTGGGGTAGCGGCCGGTGTTATAGCGGGGCTATATCTGGCTTACCGTCGGAGTACACCGGTTGAGCAGGCCGTATACCGCTACAAAGCAGGTAAGGCACTTAGTTCGGCAAAAAAATCGTCGAAGTACGTCGGCAATTCGATAAAGGAGTCAGCCCGCAAAGCCCAGGAAACACTGGAGGACGCATTGGCGTAA
- a CDS encoding TonB-dependent receptor plug (PFAM: TonB-dependent receptor plug; TonB-dependent receptor~KEGG: mxa:MXAN_4746 TonB-dependent receptor) yields MRKLLQIGFLILITVWATYAQGQAVSGRVTSSDDGNPLPGVSVSVKGTTQGTLTDASGNYRINAGNNAVVVFSFIGFTTQEEKVANRSEINVQLKTDVRNLSEVVVTGYGQQIKRDLTGNIAKVKAADIQDQPVTTFDQALQGKAAGVQINSGSGKLGQGIQVRVRGQSSVSASNQPLYIIDGIPVTTDNLSITSSATNPLADINPQDIESVDILKDASAGAIYGARAANGVVLITTKRGKAGRTNVNFGAQYGSSKPTRKLEFLNTEQYVKFYNQAAANSDRIEGLDPSDPDSYTTYMKDFYQTQGLGTYGTSNQASTNWGDLAYQDAPYQQYDLNLNGGNEKTTFYLSGQLLDQKGILVGNALQRYAGRLNIEHQVSSRFKAGFNMGLTRTLNQRISGDNQFDNPMQMVALPPMTPATDATTGLPVGSPPGDISIPVYYNPLINIGNAYFNTTVYRNISNVFGQLQIMKGLTFRTEFGLDVLNQQEELYYNSKTQRNFGSPLGLGRNRFARVENYTTNNFFNYSTAFGRSNLDATVGMSYQQSQQKTNFTEGRDFPSDAYRMIASAARKTDGSSSQTDYRFLSYFARANYKFADRYLLGVSARVDGSSRFGNNSRYGFFPSVSAGWVLSEEGFMKNTTAISFLKLRASYGQTGNAEIPNFPQLGLFTGDAGYGTLPGQRPSQLANPDLKWETTNQFDIGIDFGILNNRINGEIDYYNKQTSGLLLNVNVPGTTGFATQFRNVGSLENKGVEIVINTENLTGAFRWTTSFNAATNQNKINNLQGQIIEGGINAMSRAVEGQPLGVYFTQEYAGVDPANGDALWFKNTTNTDGTIDRSTTKTYNQAQRVVAGSPLPKWTGGITNTFSYKGFSLSVLFNGVFGNKINFYGVGRYSSANGRFEDNQTVNQLAAWTKENPNTNVPEARLFYNNGAQSSSRFILDGSFVRLRTATLSYSLPKTLVNRVKMNSVRLFVTGQNLLTFTNYAGWDPEVNADYIVSNIAQGYDFYTAPQARTITGGINIGF; encoded by the coding sequence ATGAGGAAATTACTACAAATTGGTTTCCTGATTTTGATAACCGTATGGGCAACCTACGCACAGGGTCAGGCCGTTTCAGGCAGAGTTACATCATCAGACGACGGTAATCCCCTACCCGGCGTATCTGTCAGTGTCAAAGGAACGACACAGGGAACGTTAACCGATGCCTCCGGTAACTACCGCATTAACGCAGGTAACAACGCGGTAGTCGTTTTCAGCTTTATTGGCTTCACGACTCAGGAAGAAAAGGTGGCGAATCGGTCAGAAATCAATGTCCAGTTAAAAACCGATGTACGTAACCTGAGTGAGGTTGTTGTAACAGGTTACGGGCAGCAGATCAAACGGGACCTAACCGGCAACATCGCGAAAGTTAAAGCCGCCGATATTCAGGATCAGCCCGTAACGACCTTCGATCAGGCATTACAGGGCAAAGCGGCCGGCGTTCAAATCAATTCCGGCTCCGGCAAACTGGGTCAGGGAATACAGGTTCGGGTACGGGGCCAGTCGTCGGTATCGGCATCGAACCAACCGCTTTACATCATCGACGGTATTCCCGTCACGACAGACAACCTAAGTATCACCAGTTCAGCCACCAATCCTTTGGCCGATATTAACCCTCAGGATATTGAGTCGGTCGATATTCTGAAAGATGCGTCGGCCGGAGCTATTTACGGTGCCCGGGCGGCCAATGGTGTCGTGCTGATTACCACCAAACGCGGCAAAGCCGGACGTACCAACGTTAATTTCGGTGCTCAGTACGGGTCAAGCAAGCCAACCCGCAAGCTGGAGTTTCTGAATACGGAACAGTACGTTAAGTTTTACAATCAGGCAGCGGCCAATTCCGACCGAATTGAGGGGCTAGATCCGAGCGACCCTGACTCGTATACCACGTATATGAAGGATTTCTACCAGACGCAGGGATTAGGTACCTACGGCACGTCTAACCAGGCAAGTACCAACTGGGGTGATCTGGCCTATCAGGATGCCCCCTATCAGCAGTATGATCTGAACCTGAACGGTGGTAACGAAAAAACGACGTTTTACCTCTCGGGCCAACTGCTGGATCAGAAAGGTATTCTGGTTGGTAATGCCCTGCAGCGCTATGCCGGCCGTCTGAATATCGAACACCAGGTATCCAGCCGGTTCAAAGCAGGCTTTAACATGGGACTGACTCGTACTCTGAACCAACGCATCTCGGGCGATAACCAGTTCGATAACCCCATGCAGATGGTGGCCCTGCCGCCAATGACACCCGCAACGGATGCCACAACGGGGCTCCCTGTGGGCTCCCCTCCCGGCGACATCAGCATTCCGGTTTACTACAACCCACTCATTAACATCGGCAATGCGTATTTCAACACCACCGTTTACCGGAATATCAGCAATGTATTTGGGCAATTGCAGATTATGAAAGGCCTAACGTTCCGAACAGAGTTTGGCCTCGATGTACTGAATCAGCAGGAAGAGTTGTACTACAACAGCAAAACGCAGCGGAACTTTGGCTCACCGCTGGGCCTGGGCCGGAACCGTTTCGCCCGGGTAGAAAACTATACGACGAACAACTTCTTCAATTATTCCACCGCTTTTGGCCGGAGTAACCTCGACGCTACGGTGGGGATGTCGTATCAGCAATCGCAGCAGAAAACGAACTTCACCGAAGGCCGGGATTTCCCGTCTGATGCTTACCGGATGATTGCCAGTGCGGCCCGCAAAACCGACGGTAGCTCGTCGCAAACGGATTACCGCTTCCTGTCTTACTTTGCCCGCGCCAATTACAAATTTGCCGACCGCTACCTACTTGGTGTGAGTGCGCGGGTAGACGGTTCATCCCGCTTTGGTAACAACAGCCGGTATGGCTTCTTCCCATCTGTTTCGGCAGGCTGGGTGCTTAGTGAGGAGGGGTTCATGAAAAACACAACGGCTATCAGCTTCCTGAAACTTCGGGCCAGCTACGGCCAGACGGGTAATGCCGAAATTCCGAATTTCCCGCAGTTGGGTCTCTTCACCGGCGATGCCGGCTATGGTACGCTGCCTGGTCAGCGCCCATCGCAGTTGGCCAACCCCGACCTGAAATGGGAAACAACCAATCAGTTCGACATTGGTATCGACTTTGGTATTCTTAACAACCGCATCAATGGCGAAATCGACTATTACAACAAACAAACGTCGGGTCTGCTGCTCAATGTAAACGTGCCGGGAACGACAGGCTTTGCCACGCAGTTCCGCAACGTAGGCAGCCTCGAAAACAAGGGGGTCGAAATTGTTATTAATACCGAAAACCTGACGGGTGCTTTCCGCTGGACAACGAGCTTCAACGCAGCTACGAACCAGAACAAGATCAACAACTTACAGGGCCAGATTATCGAAGGCGGTATCAATGCGATGAGTCGTGCGGTAGAAGGCCAGCCACTGGGCGTTTATTTCACGCAGGAATATGCCGGTGTTGATCCGGCCAATGGCGATGCTCTTTGGTTCAAAAACACCACCAATACCGACGGTACTATTGACCGGAGCACCACTAAAACCTACAACCAGGCTCAGCGGGTTGTTGCTGGTAGCCCGTTACCCAAGTGGACGGGTGGTATTACCAACACGTTCAGCTACAAAGGTTTCTCACTGAGTGTACTGTTCAACGGTGTTTTTGGCAACAAGATCAACTTCTACGGTGTAGGTCGCTACTCATCGGCCAACGGTCGTTTCGAGGATAACCAGACGGTCAACCAGTTGGCAGCCTGGACGAAAGAGAACCCCAACACCAACGTTCCGGAAGCCCGTCTGTTCTACAACAACGGTGCCCAGTCGTCCAGCCGTTTCATTCTTGATGGTTCATTCGTTCGGTTACGTACGGCTACCTTATCTTACTCGCTGCCCAAAACGCTCGTTAACCGGGTTAAGATGAATAGCGTCCGTCTGTTCGTTACAGGACAAAACCTGCTAACGTTTACCAACTATGCCGGATGGGACCCTGAAGTCAACGCCGACTACATTGTGTCGAACATTGCGCAGGGGTACGATTTCTACACGGCTCCCCAGGCACGCACCATTACGGGCGGTATTAACATTGGTTTCTAA
- a CDS encoding RagB/SusD domain protein (PFAM: RagB/SusD domain protein), giving the protein MNSSIKQWLYAGTLSLSIMACDSKLNVTPTQSIEASQALSTEQDVQITLTGAYDGLSDVNLYGGEIQYVGDLMGDNRDVVFGGTFATIDEIWRKTITTSNTVTRDFWLDGYSTINRSNNILAALDKVGTAKRNNFEGQARFIRGALYFELVKAFGKSWNDGSPTANPGVPLVLTPTSSVTDADYKARNTVAEVYAQAIDDLTKAESLLPATQTGVLGFGAATKGAAAALLARIYLQQQNFAAARDAANRVISSGTFSLVPNFADAFNDATKGPEVIFKIIVTDQDGTNDLNTFYASSLNQGRGDVRVQSKFRALYAAGDVRGTFFNTAGQNTFTSKFNDRYGDVPVVRLAEMYLVRAEANLRLGTSTGDTPLNDVNRIRNRAKAAPLTTVDLPAILLERRLELAFEGQQLPDIKRTAGTVGTTPFNSNNLVLPIPQREIDTNKSLVQNPGY; this is encoded by the coding sequence ATGAATTCATCTATAAAACAGTGGTTATACGCAGGAACCCTTAGTCTTTCGATTATGGCCTGCGATAGCAAACTAAACGTTACACCTACGCAGAGCATTGAAGCCAGTCAGGCACTGAGCACAGAACAGGATGTTCAGATTACCCTGACGGGTGCCTACGATGGGCTTAGTGACGTCAACCTGTATGGTGGCGAAATTCAGTACGTCGGCGACCTGATGGGCGATAACCGGGATGTTGTGTTTGGCGGTACCTTTGCTACCATCGACGAAATCTGGCGCAAGACCATAACGACTTCCAATACAGTTACCCGCGACTTCTGGCTGGATGGCTATAGTACCATTAACCGGTCCAATAACATACTGGCTGCGTTAGACAAGGTTGGAACGGCAAAACGTAACAACTTCGAAGGCCAGGCCCGGTTTATACGGGGGGCACTGTATTTTGAACTCGTTAAAGCCTTTGGCAAAAGCTGGAACGATGGATCACCCACCGCAAACCCCGGTGTTCCCCTGGTACTAACGCCTACCAGCAGCGTTACGGATGCGGATTACAAAGCCCGCAATACGGTTGCTGAGGTATATGCCCAGGCAATTGACGACCTGACAAAAGCCGAAAGCCTGTTGCCCGCTACGCAAACTGGTGTGCTGGGCTTTGGCGCTGCCACCAAAGGCGCTGCGGCCGCCCTATTGGCCCGCATCTATCTGCAACAGCAGAATTTCGCTGCCGCCCGCGATGCCGCTAACCGTGTCATTTCCTCCGGCACCTTCAGCTTAGTACCTAACTTTGCCGATGCGTTCAATGATGCCACTAAAGGGCCGGAAGTTATCTTTAAAATCATCGTTACCGATCAGGATGGCACCAACGACCTGAACACCTTCTATGCATCGTCGCTCAATCAGGGACGGGGTGATGTGCGGGTGCAGAGCAAGTTCCGGGCGTTATACGCAGCGGGCGATGTACGGGGTACGTTCTTTAACACTGCCGGGCAAAATACCTTTACCAGCAAGTTTAATGACCGCTATGGCGATGTGCCGGTGGTTCGTCTGGCCGAAATGTATCTGGTTCGTGCCGAAGCTAACTTACGGTTAGGGACAAGCACGGGCGACACCCCCTTGAACGATGTCAACCGGATTCGTAACCGGGCAAAAGCGGCACCACTCACGACCGTCGACTTACCCGCTATCTTACTCGAACGTCGGTTGGAGCTGGCGTTTGAAGGCCAGCAGCTTCCCGACATCAAACGCACAGCCGGTACCGTTGGAACAACCCCGTTCAACTCCAACAATCTGGTACTGCCAATTCCGCAGCGGGAAATTGACACGAATAAAAGCCTGGTTCAGAACCCCGGGTATTGA
- a CDS encoding cyanophycinase-like protein (KEGG: nmu:Nmul_A1900 cyanophycinase-like protein), protein MANTLAFLFLHLARLLYPQAVPQPAPVYTSWVVGDTADVQTRPLGGVVLAGGSTDVDAAMRWFLQRAAGGDVLVLRSSGKDGYNEYLYQKLGVSVNSVETIMLDNRQLSTNTDIIRKIRNAEAIFLAGGDQGNYVNFWPGTPIADALNERIRAGAVLGGTSAGCGILGQVYFTAKEGTVTSAEALANPYDKRVDLRRDDFLKQPLLANTITDMHYAARERQGRHLVFMARAFTDWGLKARGIGVDEKTAVCIAPDGHAIVFGKGNAYFLKAGKRQPEICQVNQPLTWNRKGKAVSVTTVIGSEAGTSGFDLTTFQLNTKSATAYWFVETGVKR, encoded by the coding sequence ATGGCCAACACACTCGCTTTCCTGTTTCTTCACCTTGCCCGTCTCTTGTATCCACAAGCGGTACCACAGCCAGCACCTGTCTATACGTCCTGGGTTGTGGGCGATACGGCCGACGTGCAGACCCGGCCGTTGGGGGGTGTTGTGCTGGCGGGTGGCAGCACCGATGTTGATGCGGCCATGCGCTGGTTTTTGCAGCGGGCGGCTGGGGGCGATGTGCTTGTTCTGCGGTCATCGGGCAAGGACGGGTATAACGAGTACCTCTACCAAAAGCTGGGCGTGTCTGTCAACTCCGTTGAGACGATCATGCTCGACAATCGCCAACTGTCGACTAATACAGACATTATCCGGAAAATACGTAATGCAGAAGCCATCTTTCTGGCCGGGGGCGATCAGGGTAATTACGTAAACTTCTGGCCGGGGACGCCCATTGCCGATGCGCTCAACGAACGGATTCGGGCGGGGGCCGTACTCGGGGGTACCAGTGCCGGGTGCGGCATTCTGGGGCAGGTGTATTTTACGGCTAAAGAAGGTACCGTGACCTCCGCCGAAGCACTGGCTAATCCCTACGACAAACGGGTCGACCTGCGCCGGGATGATTTTCTGAAGCAGCCCCTTCTCGCTAACACCATTACCGACATGCATTATGCCGCCCGGGAACGGCAGGGGCGGCATCTGGTATTTATGGCGCGGGCTTTCACCGACTGGGGACTGAAAGCGCGGGGTATTGGCGTTGATGAAAAAACGGCCGTTTGTATCGCACCCGATGGTCATGCTATTGTCTTCGGCAAAGGCAACGCATACTTCCTGAAAGCGGGCAAGCGCCAGCCTGAGATCTGTCAGGTCAACCAGCCGCTGACCTGGAACCGAAAGGGGAAAGCCGTGTCTGTTACAACGGTTATAGGTTCTGAAGCAGGAACGTCTGGGTTTGATTTAACGACCTTTCAATTAAATACTAAATCGGCAACAGCCTACTGGTTTGTCGAGACCGGGGTGAAGAGGTGA
- a CDS encoding Alcohol dehydrogenase GroES domain protein (PFAM: Alcohol dehydrogenase GroES domain protein; Alcohol dehydrogenase zinc-binding domain protein~KEGG: scl:sce0475 alcohol dehydrogenase): MKAAVFHKIGDIQVDTVDDPRIEQSRDAIIRVTSTAICGSDLHIYDGFIPQLKNEVLGHEFMGIVEDVGSEVTNLKKGDRVVVPFTVACGKCYFCQKNLQMHCENSNPEHYGPDGGLLTEKGGGLFGYTDLYGGYNGGQAEYVRVPYADYGLHTVPESLKDEQVLFLTDIFPTGWSSIEWGELKGGETVAIFGSGPVGLMAQKSAWIQGAARVIAIDPVNYRLEKARRVNNVETLNPDEVDVIEAIRQMTNGRGADLCVDAVGMEADRSLLEKAKAVINFEKGTPKVLELCFQAVRRGGIVSVVGVYGTPFDNISIGRMFDKGITVRFGQSFVHKNMNHLLDLVVQGKVVLDDIISHTLPLADASKAYDMFKKKQDDCTKVVLKP; the protein is encoded by the coding sequence ATGAAAGCAGCCGTATTCCACAAAATTGGCGACATTCAGGTCGACACCGTCGACGATCCGCGCATCGAACAGTCGCGGGATGCCATTATCCGGGTCACGTCGACGGCCATCTGCGGGTCTGACCTGCACATCTACGACGGGTTTATTCCCCAGCTCAAAAATGAAGTTCTTGGTCATGAATTCATGGGCATCGTTGAAGATGTGGGGTCTGAGGTGACCAACCTCAAAAAAGGCGACCGGGTCGTGGTGCCGTTTACAGTTGCCTGCGGCAAGTGCTATTTCTGCCAGAAGAATCTGCAAATGCACTGCGAAAACTCAAACCCCGAGCATTACGGCCCCGATGGCGGCTTACTCACCGAAAAAGGGGGCGGCCTGTTCGGTTATACCGATCTCTATGGCGGCTACAACGGCGGGCAAGCCGAATACGTCCGGGTGCCTTATGCCGATTATGGCCTTCATACCGTACCCGAATCGCTCAAAGACGAGCAGGTTCTGTTCCTGACCGATATTTTCCCGACCGGCTGGAGTTCCATTGAATGGGGCGAACTGAAAGGTGGCGAAACCGTCGCTATTTTCGGGTCGGGGCCGGTGGGGCTGATGGCGCAGAAGTCAGCCTGGATACAGGGTGCCGCCCGCGTCATTGCGATTGACCCGGTAAACTATCGTCTGGAGAAGGCCCGGCGCGTCAACAACGTGGAAACACTCAACCCCGATGAGGTCGACGTTATTGAAGCTATTCGCCAGATGACCAACGGGCGCGGAGCTGACCTTTGTGTGGATGCCGTGGGTATGGAAGCAGACCGGTCGCTGCTGGAAAAAGCCAAAGCCGTTATCAACTTCGAGAAAGGAACACCCAAAGTACTGGAACTGTGTTTTCAGGCTGTTCGTCGGGGTGGTATCGTATCGGTGGTTGGGGTATATGGAACACCTTTCGACAATATTTCCATTGGCCGCATGTTCGACAAAGGCATCACGGTTCGCTTCGGGCAGTCGTTCGTTCACAAGAACATGAACCACCTGCTGGATCTGGTCGTGCAGGGTAAAGTGGTTCTCGACGACATCATCTCGCACACGCTCCCGCTGGCCGATGCCTCAAAAGCCTACGATATGTTTAAGAAGAAACAGGACGATTGTACCAAAGTTGTGTTGAAGCCTTGA
- a CDS encoding DNA-(apurinic or apyrimidinic site) lyase (KEGG: mxa:MXAN_6425 base excision DNA repair protein~PFAM: HhH-GPD family protein; iron-sulfur cluster loop~SMART: HhH-GPD family protein) → MKPNFDLSVVLAHIETAIRPYPKAAMFDLFERGYNTLFEQLISCIISIRTLDETTIPVSLRLFERARTPEQLLTLDVAALTELLYGTTYPDQKAYTMLGIAGRIVNEFNGELPADYATLTSLKGVGPKCANLALGVATGQAAISVDVHVHRVVNRWGYVHTKQPEQTLKVLETQVPHEQWVDINRLLMPFGKHICTGTLPHCSTCPVLPWCEQVGVERHR, encoded by the coding sequence ATGAAACCCAACTTCGACCTCAGCGTTGTTTTAGCGCATATTGAAACGGCTATCCGGCCATACCCGAAAGCGGCCATGTTCGATCTGTTCGAGCGGGGTTACAACACCCTTTTCGAACAGCTGATTTCCTGTATTATCTCCATCCGTACGCTCGACGAAACGACTATTCCGGTGTCCCTGCGCCTGTTTGAACGCGCCCGCACTCCTGAGCAGCTCCTTACCCTCGACGTAGCCGCGCTGACCGAATTACTCTACGGCACCACTTACCCCGATCAGAAAGCGTACACCATGCTGGGCATTGCCGGGCGTATTGTGAATGAATTCAACGGCGAGTTACCAGCTGACTACGCAACCCTGACGTCGCTGAAAGGCGTCGGCCCAAAGTGCGCCAATCTGGCGCTGGGCGTTGCAACCGGTCAGGCTGCCATTAGTGTGGATGTGCATGTGCATCGGGTAGTGAACCGCTGGGGGTATGTGCATACCAAACAACCCGAACAAACGCTGAAAGTGCTGGAAACGCAGGTGCCTCATGAGCAATGGGTCGATATCAACCGGCTGCTCATGCCTTTCGGGAAGCACATTTGTACGGGTACCTTGCCGCATTGTTCAACCTGTCCCGTGTTGCCCTGGTGCGAACAGGTAGGGGTAGAGCGGCATCGGTAA